The following is a genomic window from Jannaschia sp. S6380.
CGCCCCGAGGCTCCAGACCCCGATCCGTGGCGGCCACCTGCAGATCCACGGCGATCTGGCGGGCGCGGGGGCGGCCGACCTGGCCTTGGCCATCCGCACCGCCCGGCCCTGCGCGCGGGACGGCTAGCCCAGCATTCCCAGATCCCCGTCCACCGCGATGGCCTGACCGCTGATCGTGCACCCGCGCGGGGACGCCAGGAACAGCACCTGATCGGCCAGCTGCCGCGCCGTGACGTAGTCCTTGATCGAGGCATGCGCGAAGGCGTCCGCCTCCACGTCGGCGAAGCCGCGTCCCTGCGCTTGGGCCCGCGCCTCCATCACCCGGCGCTGCCGGTCGCCCGCGACGAGGCCCGGCAGGATCGCGTTGGCCCGGATCCCGTCCGGCCCCAGCTCCAGCGCAAGCGACTTGGTGAACCCGATCACGCCCCATTTTGCCGCGGCATAAGGCGTCCGCCGCGCGAAGCCGAGCCGCCCGGCCGCCGAGGACATGTTGGTGATCGAGGCGTTGTCGCTGGCCCGCAGGGTCGTCACCGCCGCGCGGGTGCAGTTGAACTGCCCGGTCAGGCAGACATCCAGCGTGCGCGCCCAATCGGCCGGATCGACATCCTCGACCCCCGCCGTGGGTCCGGCGACCCCGGCATTGTTCACGAGCGCGTCCAGACCGCCCAGATGGTGGATGGCGCGGGCGACGAAGCCCTCGACGGCGTCGGTATCGGCGACGTCGCAGACCTCCGCCCGCAGGTTGGGCAGCTCGCACGCCACGGCGTCGAGCGCGTCGGCATCCACGTCGCAGATCGCCACCCGCGCGCCCTCCGCCAGGAACGCGCGCACGATCTCCAGCCCGATGCCGTCCGCGCCCGCCGTCACGATCACGCGGGCATCTTTCAGTTGCATGTCCATCGCCCACCTCCCACGCTGCCAGAAGATACGGAGGTCGCGATGCCCCGCAAGGTCATGATCACCTGCGCCGTCACAGGCGCGATCCACACGCCCAGCATGTCGCCGCACCTGCCGGTGACGCCGGACCAGATCGCCGACGCGGCCATCGGCGCGGCCGAGGCGGGCGCGGCGCTCGTCCACATCCACGCGCGCGACCCCGAGACCGGCAAGCCCGACCAGTCGCCCGACGCCTTCGCCCCGATCCTCGACCGGATCCGGCAGGGTTGCGACGCGGTGGTCAACATCACCACCGGCGGCGCGCCCACGATGCTGGTCGAGGAGCGGATGCAGCCCGCCCTGCATTTCGCGCCCGAGGTCGCGTCGCTGAACATGGGGTCGATGAATTTCGGCCTCTACCCGATGCTGACGCGCTACGACACGTTCCGGCACGATTGGGAACGGCCCTATCTGGAAGGCTCCGACGACCGCATCTTCCGCAACACCTTCGCCGATATCGAACACATCCTGCGCGCCTGCGCCGAGAACGGCACCCGGTTCGAGGTCGAGTGCTACGATATCGGCCATCTCTACACGCTGGCGCATTTCGCCGATCGCGGCCTGATCGCGCCGCCATTCTTCGTGCAATCCGTGTTCGGCCTTCTGGGCGGGATCGGCGCCCACCCCGAGGACGTGGCCCATATGCGCCGCACCGCCGACCGCCTGTTCGGGGACGATTACGAATGGTCGGTGCTGGGCGCCGGGCGCAACCAGATGACGATCGCCGCGCAATCCATAGCACTCGGCGGGCATGTGCGCGTCGGGCTGGAGGACAGCCTCTGGCTCGGCCCCGGCAAGCTGGCCGAAAGCAACGCGCAGCAGGTCGCCCATGTCCGCGCCCTGATCGAGGGGCTGGGCCACGCCGCCGCCACGCCTGACGACGCGCGTGCGATGTTGCGGCTGAAGGGGGCGGAGGCGACGGACTTCGGACGGATGGACCCCGCGCCCCGGCCGCGCTAGGAGCGGGTCATGCCGCAACGCGATCGCCCCCTCCTCGCCGTCCTGATCGACGCCGACAACATCCCCGCCAAGTATGCCGAGGCCATCCTCAAGGAAATCACCGGCCTGGGCGAGCCCGCGCTGCGCCGGGTCTATGGCGACTGGTCCGGCGGGCATCTGCGGAACTGGGCCGACAAGGTGCTGGAGCTGGGCCTCGTCGCGCATCAGGAGACGGCGAACACCAAGGGCAAGAACGCCAGCGACATCGGCCTGGTGATCGACGCGATGGACATCCTGCATTCGGGTCGGTTCGACGGGTTCGTGCTGGTGTCGTCCGACAGCGACTTCACCCGTCTCGCCAGCCGCATCCGCGAGGAGGGGCTGGAGGTCGTCGGCATCGGCGAGGGCAAGGCGCCCGAAAGCCTGCGCAACGTCTGCAACCGGTTCATCATGATCGAGAACCTGACCGACGACGTCCCGACCGCCCGCAAGGACGGCCCGACCAAGCGCAAGCCGATGGACGCGCTGCCGCTGATCCTGCGCGCGATGGAGCGGATGGACCAGGATGACGACTGGTACGCCATGGGCGCGCTCGGCAGCCAGATCATGGCCGAAGTGCCCGATTTCGATACGCGCACCTACGGTAAGCGCAAACTCTCGGACCTGGTGGGCGAGATCAAGCGGCTGGAGACGCGGATGGAAGGCACGCAGCTGATGGTGCGCCGCCGTGACTGACGGCATGGATCGGTCCGGCTAGGTCTCGTCCTCGCGGGTGCCGAAGGTCTGGCGCATGACCCGCAGGACGGGGATCGCGGCACGCGTCCGAGCCTCGCCGATCTCGCGGACGGCTTCGGACATGATGGGCAAGATCGCGGCCAGCGCGGATTCGCGTGCGGCCAAGCCCGCGCGGCTGATGGCGACGCGCTTGCGCCGCGCATCGTCCCAGTCGGGGCGCACGTGGACGTGTCCCGCCCATTCCAGGCGCGCCAGCGTGTTCGTCATCGCCCCCCGCGTCAGGTGGAAGATGCGGGCCAACTCGGCCGGGCTCCGCTCCTCGCGGTGTTGGGCGAGATAGTTGAGGACGATGAAATGCGACAGCGCCATCCCTTTCGGGAGGGCGCGGCTGAGACGGGCCCGGACGAGCTGATCGGCGGTCAGCATCTCGGAGAAGAGCGCGACGGCGAGCTTGTCGGCGTCGTCGCTCATGGTCCGTCCCAGGGACGGTCGGCGCCCAGCGAGGGGATCCGGGCCCGCGCCGCCGCGACCTCCTGCGGGTCTATCGCCAACACGTGCGCGCCCGGCTCGGTGCCCGCGTCCAGCAGCACCTCGCCCCAAGGCGCCACCACGAGCGAATGCCCGTAGGTGCGCCGCGGCGCCGTGCCGGGCCCTGCGTCCGCGGGCGTTGCGGCGGCATGATCCCCCGTCTGCGCGGGCGCCAGGACGAAACACCCCGTCTCGATCGCGCGGGCGCGCAGCAATGGATGCCAATGCGCCGCCCCGGTGACGGTCGAGAAAGCCGACGGCACGGTCAGGAAGTCGGCCCCCGCCTGCGCCAGGCGGCGGTAGAGCGCGGGAAAGCGCAGGTCGTAACAGATCGTCA
Proteins encoded in this region:
- a CDS encoding SDR family oxidoreductase; amino-acid sequence: MDMQLKDARVIVTAGADGIGLEIVRAFLAEGARVAICDVDADALDAVACELPNLRAEVCDVADTDAVEGFVARAIHHLGGLDALVNNAGVAGPTAGVEDVDPADWARTLDVCLTGQFNCTRAAVTTLRASDNASITNMSSAAGRLGFARRTPYAAAKWGVIGFTKSLALELGPDGIRANAILPGLVAGDRQRRVMEARAQAQGRGFADVEADAFAHASIKDYVTARQLADQVLFLASPRGCTISGQAIAVDGDLGMLG
- a CDS encoding NYN domain-containing protein encodes the protein MPQRDRPLLAVLIDADNIPAKYAEAILKEITGLGEPALRRVYGDWSGGHLRNWADKVLELGLVAHQETANTKGKNASDIGLVIDAMDILHSGRFDGFVLVSSDSDFTRLASRIREEGLEVVGIGEGKAPESLRNVCNRFIMIENLTDDVPTARKDGPTKRKPMDALPLILRAMERMDQDDDWYAMGALGSQIMAEVPDFDTRTYGKRKLSDLVGEIKRLETRMEGTQLMVRRRD
- a CDS encoding MarR family transcriptional regulator, which codes for MSDDADKLAVALFSEMLTADQLVRARLSRALPKGMALSHFIVLNYLAQHREERSPAELARIFHLTRGAMTNTLARLEWAGHVHVRPDWDDARRKRVAISRAGLAARESALAAILPIMSEAVREIGEARTRAAIPVLRVMRQTFGTREDET
- a CDS encoding 3-keto-5-aminohexanoate cleavage protein, which codes for MPRKVMITCAVTGAIHTPSMSPHLPVTPDQIADAAIGAAEAGAALVHIHARDPETGKPDQSPDAFAPILDRIRQGCDAVVNITTGGAPTMLVEERMQPALHFAPEVASLNMGSMNFGLYPMLTRYDTFRHDWERPYLEGSDDRIFRNTFADIEHILRACAENGTRFEVECYDIGHLYTLAHFADRGLIAPPFFVQSVFGLLGGIGAHPEDVAHMRRTADRLFGDDYEWSVLGAGRNQMTIAAQSIALGGHVRVGLEDSLWLGPGKLAESNAQQVAHVRALIEGLGHAAATPDDARAMLRLKGAEATDFGRMDPAPRPR